The following proteins are encoded in a genomic region of Myxococcaceae bacterium JPH2:
- a CDS encoding DUF4142 domain-containing protein: MKRTTQGVVLAVTLLAGGISLAQGGAASKGKSAGGMTEYRGFSAPTDEKALLDRLHAVNQGEIKAGKLAMQNSQNPDVKSYAEQMVRDHTAMDQKVTTLAQGKGLKLDESPKALDDAEKRSMAADKATTEQLQALKGAPFDSVYMSNQVGAHDLAIGQVLAARHGMSASGELATMLTDLSQKLPQHRDMAYQVLGKLSGAMGVGGSGESKGMKHGDMQHGDMQHGDMQHGDMPSGGTTGSSPSPQP; this comes from the coding sequence ATGAAGCGCACCACGCAGGGAGTCGTCCTCGCCGTCACGCTGCTGGCGGGCGGTATCTCACTGGCGCAGGGCGGAGCCGCGTCCAAGGGCAAGAGCGCCGGAGGGATGACGGAGTACCGCGGGTTCTCGGCCCCCACCGATGAGAAGGCGCTCCTCGACCGGCTGCACGCCGTCAATCAGGGGGAAATCAAGGCAGGGAAGCTGGCCATGCAGAACAGCCAGAACCCGGACGTGAAGAGCTACGCGGAGCAGATGGTGCGGGACCACACCGCCATGGACCAGAAGGTCACCACCCTGGCGCAGGGCAAGGGCCTGAAGCTGGATGAATCTCCCAAGGCGCTGGACGACGCGGAGAAGCGCTCCATGGCCGCGGACAAGGCGACGACGGAGCAACTCCAGGCGCTCAAGGGCGCGCCGTTCGACTCCGTGTACATGTCCAATCAAGTGGGCGCCCATGACCTGGCCATTGGCCAGGTGCTCGCCGCGCGTCATGGCATGAGCGCCTCGGGCGAGCTGGCCACGATGCTCACCGACCTGTCCCAGAAGCTGCCGCAGCACCGCGACATGGCCTATCAGGTGCTCGGCAAGCTGAGCGGCGCCATGGGCGTGGGCGGCTCCGGCGAGTCCAAGGGCATGAAGCACGGGGACATGCAGCACGGCGACATGCAGCACGGCGACATGCAGCACGGCGACATGCCGTCCGGGGGGACGACGGGCAGCTCGCCCTCACCGCAGCCCTAG
- a CDS encoding TIGR02266 family protein, which produces MEQGRRTTDRKAVGLLVRLKHESVGSFAEEFATNLSPGGMFIRSRTPQPVNTPVRFEVQIAGGVRVLQGTATVRWVREVNDPAGPPGMGLQFEELDTASRALVDLMLQTRPATSAPVASALPSIAPVVAPVAPAVAPVAARAVVLPVARVSPVPVPPTPVSVTPGSAGLASLFDDLESADGPAAPVEDSFSLPPPVADNDVDIPLDELISGSPPPTVTGVLTEDEPLPGMEFEVESAGAPGDEPPIEVGVTLEVETSDDGPASSRGSGGMEFELDLSEALDASAPAAGTRPSPAPAEFDMDLSDAMEEAPPPPRVAASQVSSAPPKPAGGGLDFDLDFSDVVEAAPPPPRVAAAVPAPAAPPKPAGGGLDFDLDFSDVVEEAPPPPRVAAAGAPAAPPKPAGGALEFDLDFSDAMEEAPPPPRVAAAVAPVAPPKPAASSLDFDLDFSDAVEEAPPPPPVAAPRAPPPPPAAAMRPPPAPAAGGGIEFDFDVAEETPLDLFRSAPPSAPAARPTPAVPPPAPPTPVLPPTVRQAPPAPAAPATPTVLRPAAPPPAPAPPPAVFNEQGQPRTVFLPPPPALTGTGPVIGIDLGTTNSCVALLSNGRPIVLRSREGYNTIPSVISLNAQNKLLVSHRAKNQLVLRPTQTIYGAKRLVGRPYDSAVVKQVRERFHYEIVPDAAGRAAVRMGDNVLSLEEVQAIILKECKEMAEAHLNQKVERAVVTVPAYYSEPQREAVRKSGAMCGLKVERILNEPTSAALAYGLNRELNKKVLVYDLGGGTFDATILRIEKNVFEVLGTGGDIFLGGIDFDNLIVDFLLERFQEKEGIAFSGDGIALSRVSDAAERAKMALSERTTFEVHIPMLMMDDAGRPRDLRVILTRQELEKICDPLLNRTVDVVRDVLLDAKLKAADVDDIILVGGMSRMPLVRDKLKGLFSKNAQASVNADEAVALGAALYSGSVDKVSSVVLIDVLPMTIGLAMPGGAFKRVIERNSPLPSQRSFAITTNKDNEEFLELSVFQGEDNHISANEYLGTVRIEGLPRGPKGSVRVAVTLKLDSECVLHVEAREYSTRKEVKATLATRYSPEELQKQLQVSKEAVSAAEARRGADLKERAGNFWGKLKKVLGRGK; this is translated from the coding sequence ATGGAACAAGGTCGGCGCACCACGGACCGCAAGGCGGTCGGCCTGCTGGTGAGGCTCAAGCACGAGTCCGTGGGGAGCTTCGCCGAGGAGTTCGCCACCAATCTGAGTCCGGGGGGCATGTTCATCCGGTCTCGAACGCCTCAGCCGGTGAACACTCCGGTGCGCTTTGAGGTGCAGATCGCCGGCGGCGTGCGCGTGCTCCAGGGCACCGCCACCGTGCGGTGGGTGCGCGAGGTGAATGATCCCGCGGGCCCGCCGGGCATGGGCCTCCAGTTCGAGGAGCTGGACACCGCGAGCCGCGCGCTCGTGGACCTGATGCTCCAGACTCGCCCGGCCACGTCCGCGCCGGTCGCGAGCGCGCTGCCGTCCATCGCGCCCGTGGTGGCGCCGGTGGCCCCCGCGGTCGCGCCTGTGGCGGCCCGTGCCGTGGTGCTTCCCGTGGCCCGCGTGTCGCCCGTCCCCGTGCCGCCGACGCCCGTGTCCGTCACGCCCGGGAGCGCGGGCCTCGCCTCGCTGTTCGATGATCTGGAGTCCGCGGACGGCCCCGCCGCGCCGGTGGAGGATTCCTTCTCGCTGCCTCCGCCCGTCGCGGACAACGACGTGGACATCCCGCTCGACGAGCTGATCTCCGGCTCGCCGCCTCCCACCGTGACGGGCGTCCTCACCGAGGACGAGCCGCTGCCCGGGATGGAGTTCGAGGTGGAGTCCGCCGGCGCCCCCGGCGACGAGCCGCCCATCGAGGTGGGCGTCACGCTGGAGGTGGAGACGTCGGACGACGGCCCCGCTTCGTCGCGCGGCTCGGGTGGCATGGAGTTCGAGCTGGACCTCTCCGAGGCGCTCGATGCCTCCGCGCCTGCCGCGGGGACGCGTCCCTCGCCTGCGCCCGCCGAGTTCGACATGGACCTGTCGGACGCGATGGAGGAAGCGCCGCCTCCTCCGAGAGTCGCCGCGTCCCAGGTCTCCTCCGCTCCGCCGAAGCCCGCGGGCGGTGGGCTCGACTTCGATCTCGACTTCTCGGACGTCGTGGAAGCGGCGCCGCCTCCGCCGCGAGTCGCCGCGGCTGTTCCTGCTCCTGCGGCTCCGCCGAAGCCCGCGGGGGGTGGGCTCGACTTCGACCTCGACTTCTCGGACGTCGTGGAAGAAGCGCCGCCTCCTCCGAGAGTTGCTGCGGCTGGTGCTCCTGCGGCTCCGCCGAAGCCCGCGGGCGGTGCGCTCGAGTTCGACCTCGACTTCTCCGACGCGATGGAAGAGGCGCCGCCGCCTCCGCGAGTCGCCGCGGCTGTTGCCCCTGTCGCTCCGCCGAAGCCCGCCGCGAGCAGCCTCGACTTCGACCTCGACTTCTCCGATGCGGTGGAAGAAGCGCCGCCCCCTCCGCCCGTAGCGGCGCCGCGCGCTCCACCTCCGCCTCCCGCCGCGGCGATGCGTCCTCCTCCCGCGCCCGCGGCAGGGGGGGGCATCGAGTTCGACTTCGACGTGGCGGAGGAGACGCCGCTGGACCTCTTCCGCTCGGCGCCTCCCAGTGCGCCGGCGGCCCGGCCCACGCCCGCGGTGCCTCCTCCCGCGCCGCCCACGCCGGTGTTGCCGCCCACCGTGCGTCAGGCCCCGCCCGCGCCCGCGGCTCCCGCGACGCCCACCGTGCTGCGGCCCGCGGCGCCGCCTCCCGCGCCCGCTCCGCCGCCCGCGGTCTTCAATGAGCAGGGCCAGCCGCGCACCGTCTTCCTGCCTCCGCCGCCCGCGCTCACGGGGACGGGGCCCGTCATCGGCATCGACCTGGGCACGACGAACTCGTGCGTGGCGCTGCTCTCCAACGGGCGCCCCATCGTCCTGCGCTCGCGCGAGGGCTACAACACCATCCCCTCGGTCATCTCGCTCAACGCGCAGAACAAGCTGCTGGTCAGCCACCGCGCGAAGAACCAGCTCGTGCTGCGCCCCACGCAGACCATCTACGGCGCGAAGCGCCTGGTGGGCCGTCCCTACGACAGCGCCGTGGTGAAGCAGGTGCGTGAGCGCTTCCACTACGAAATCGTCCCCGACGCCGCCGGCCGCGCCGCGGTGCGCATGGGCGACAACGTGCTGTCCCTGGAAGAGGTGCAGGCCATCATCCTGAAGGAGTGCAAGGAGATGGCCGAGGCGCACCTCAACCAGAAGGTCGAGCGCGCCGTCGTGACGGTCCCCGCGTACTACTCGGAGCCGCAGCGCGAGGCGGTGCGCAAGTCCGGCGCGATGTGCGGCCTCAAGGTGGAGCGCATCCTCAACGAGCCCACCTCGGCGGCGCTCGCGTACGGCCTCAACCGCGAGCTGAACAAGAAGGTCCTCGTCTACGACCTGGGCGGCGGGACCTTCGACGCCACGATTCTTCGCATCGAGAAGAACGTCTTCGAGGTGCTCGGCACCGGCGGCGACATCTTCCTGGGGGGCATCGACTTCGACAACCTCATCGTCGACTTCCTCCTGGAGCGCTTCCAGGAGAAGGAAGGCATCGCCTTCAGCGGCGACGGCATCGCCCTGTCGCGCGTGAGCGACGCGGCCGAGCGCGCGAAGATGGCGCTGTCCGAGCGCACCACGTTCGAGGTCCACATCCCCATGCTGATGATGGACGACGCGGGGCGGCCTCGGGACCTGCGCGTCATCCTCACGCGGCAGGAGCTGGAGAAGATCTGCGATCCGCTGCTCAACCGCACCGTGGACGTGGTGCGGGACGTGCTGCTGGACGCGAAGCTCAAGGCCGCGGACGTGGACGACATCATCCTGGTGGGCGGCATGAGCCGCATGCCGCTCGTCCGCGACAAGCTCAAGGGGCTGTTCTCCAAGAACGCGCAGGCCAGCGTCAACGCGGACGAGGCGGTGGCCCTCGGCGCGGCGCTGTACTCGGGCTCGGTGGACAAGGTGAGCAGCGTGGTGCTCATCGACGTGCTGCCCATGACCATCGGCCTCGCGATGCCGGGCGGCGCGTTCAAGCGCGTCATCGAGCGCAACAGCCCGCTGCCCTCGCAGCGCTCCTTCGCCATCACCACGAACAAGGACAACGAGGAGTTCCTCGAGCTGTCCGTGTTCCAAGGCGAGGACAATCACATCTCCGCCAACGAGTACCTGGGCACCGTGCGCATCGAGGGATTGCCTCGGGGGCCGAAGGGCTCCGTGCGCGTGGCGGTGACGCTCAAGCTCGACTCGGAATGCGTGCTCCACGTCGAGGCGCGCGAGTACTCCACGCGCAAGGAAGTGAAGGCGACGCTCGCCACGCGCTACTCGCCCGAGGAACTCCAGAAGCAGCTCCAGGTCAGCAAGGAGGCGGTCTCCGCCGCCGAGGCGCGCCGGGGCGCTGACCTCAAGGAGCGCGCCGGCAACTTCTGGGGCAAGCTCAAGAAGGTGCTGGGGCGCGGCAAGTAG
- a CDS encoding MoxR family ATPase, with product MESAASAPHPPPDASSDDLRAVEELAQARNQIVAQIEKRVVGQRDVVEHLLISLFSRGHCLFVGVPGLAKTLLISTLADVLNLSFNRIQFTPDLMPSDITGTDILEEDKATGRRAFRFMQGPLFANIILADEVNRTPPKTQAALLQAMQEYRVTAGGRTYPLDLPFLVFATQNPIEQEGTYPLPEAQLDRFMFLVDVGYPTAEEEVQIVKSTTGTAQPKLEKILSPERILALQELVRRVPVPDHVVRYAVELVRHTRPKEPGVPDFVAKNVSWGAGPRASQYLVLAAKARAILSGRFVATVEDVRALARPVLRHRVLPNFTAESEGITSVKLIDQLLTVVKG from the coding sequence ATGGAAAGCGCCGCCTCCGCCCCCCACCCGCCGCCCGACGCATCCAGCGACGACCTGCGCGCCGTCGAGGAGCTCGCCCAGGCCCGGAACCAGATTGTCGCGCAGATTGAAAAGCGCGTCGTGGGCCAGCGGGACGTGGTGGAGCACCTGCTGATTTCGCTCTTCAGCCGCGGCCACTGCCTCTTCGTGGGCGTGCCGGGACTCGCCAAGACGCTGCTCATCTCCACGCTGGCGGACGTCCTCAACCTGTCCTTCAACCGCATCCAGTTCACGCCGGACCTGATGCCCTCGGACATCACCGGCACGGACATCCTGGAAGAGGACAAGGCCACCGGCCGCCGCGCCTTCCGCTTCATGCAGGGGCCGCTGTTCGCCAACATCATCCTGGCGGACGAGGTCAATCGCACCCCGCCCAAGACGCAGGCCGCCCTGCTCCAGGCCATGCAGGAGTACCGCGTCACCGCCGGTGGCCGCACGTACCCGCTGGACCTGCCCTTCCTCGTCTTCGCCACCCAGAACCCCATCGAGCAGGAGGGCACCTATCCGCTGCCCGAGGCCCAGCTCGACCGCTTCATGTTCCTGGTGGACGTGGGCTACCCCACGGCCGAGGAAGAGGTGCAGATCGTCAAGAGCACCACCGGCACCGCGCAGCCCAAGCTGGAGAAGATTCTCTCCCCCGAGCGCATCCTCGCCTTGCAGGAGCTGGTGCGGCGCGTGCCCGTGCCGGACCACGTGGTGCGCTACGCGGTGGAGCTGGTGCGCCACACGCGGCCCAAGGAGCCCGGCGTGCCGGACTTCGTGGCGAAGAACGTGTCATGGGGCGCGGGCCCTCGCGCCAGCCAGTACCTGGTGCTGGCGGCCAAGGCGCGCGCCATCCTGTCCGGGCGCTTCGTGGCCACGGTCGAGGACGTGCGGGCCCTGGCGCGTCCGGTGCTCCGGCACCGCGTGCTGCCCAACTTCACGGCCGAGAGCGAGGGCATCACCTCCGTGAAGCTCATCGACCAGCTCCTCACGGTGGTGAAGGGCTAG
- the fliB gene encoding flagellin lysine-N-methylase, whose product MEAAARAPRYMSRFRCIAEACEDTCCSGLTVPISESRWKLLRDRVAGTPDAARVQELITPNPEGSAGPHAGLLGKREDGHCGFLDADKLCSLQRRHGEPVLPDGCSVFPRVITRWGEQLEMAGSLACPETARLCLLAEDALEDEAVPESHVPRSETARQVLPDDTSRAWVRHADAVRAAMLRVLAVRELPLASRLHVLGRLASVLDELAPEPEPARVESVLEAFESPDTLSALHAELSALELPGGPWAGICAAVLKARASATANTRFRTFAQQVMAHYGGEAFSPDEAWGLHRERREHLEATHGERLRQYFMNHARNHVLRHPLTESPSLLDAVFRLALRASVVSWTLMGHPAVVSGDAPASEVAWLDAAAVECFQLVAKHVEQAPQFLDFAQGLAGNGGAETYARLLVLLKGL is encoded by the coding sequence ATGGAGGCTGCCGCGAGGGCTCCGCGTTACATGTCGCGCTTCCGCTGCATCGCGGAGGCGTGCGAGGACACCTGCTGCTCGGGCCTGACGGTGCCCATCAGCGAGTCCCGCTGGAAGCTCTTGCGCGACCGCGTCGCGGGCACACCGGACGCCGCGCGCGTCCAGGAGCTCATCACGCCCAACCCCGAGGGCAGCGCGGGTCCGCACGCGGGGCTGCTCGGCAAGCGCGAGGACGGCCACTGCGGCTTCCTCGATGCGGACAAGCTCTGCTCGCTCCAGCGTCGGCACGGCGAGCCGGTGCTGCCGGATGGTTGCTCCGTCTTCCCACGCGTCATCACCCGCTGGGGAGAACAGTTGGAGATGGCGGGTTCGCTCGCGTGTCCCGAGACCGCGCGCCTGTGCCTGCTCGCGGAGGACGCGCTGGAGGACGAGGCTGTGCCCGAGTCGCACGTTCCCCGCTCGGAGACCGCGAGACAGGTCCTGCCCGACGACACGAGCCGCGCGTGGGTCCGTCATGCGGACGCGGTGCGCGCCGCGATGCTGCGCGTCCTCGCGGTGCGGGAGCTGCCGTTGGCGTCGCGGCTCCATGTCCTCGGTCGGCTGGCGAGCGTGTTGGATGAACTCGCTCCAGAGCCCGAGCCCGCGCGCGTGGAGTCGGTGCTGGAGGCGTTCGAGTCACCCGACACGCTGTCCGCGCTGCACGCGGAGTTGAGCGCACTGGAGCTGCCAGGAGGCCCGTGGGCGGGCATCTGCGCCGCGGTGCTCAAGGCCCGCGCGAGCGCGACCGCCAACACGCGCTTCCGCACGTTCGCGCAACAGGTGATGGCCCACTATGGCGGCGAGGCGTTCTCGCCGGACGAGGCCTGGGGGCTGCATCGCGAGCGGCGCGAGCACCTGGAGGCGACGCACGGCGAGCGCCTGCGCCAGTACTTCATGAACCACGCGCGCAACCACGTGCTGCGCCACCCGCTCACCGAATCCCCGAGCCTTCTGGACGCGGTGTTCCGCCTCGCGCTGCGAGCCTCGGTGGTGAGCTGGACGCTCATGGGGCACCCCGCTGTGGTGTCGGGTGACGCGCCCGCGTCCGAGGTGGCGTGGCTGGACGCGGCCGCGGTGGAGTGCTTCCAACTCGTGGCCAAGCACGTGGAGCAGGCGCCGCAGTTCCTCGACTTCGCGCAAGGGCTCGCGGGGAACGGCGGCGCCGAGACGTATGCGCGCCTGCTCGTGCTGCTGAAGGGCCTGTGA
- a CDS encoding tetratricopeptide repeat protein: MNTGALLGLLALVLAGTSTFAAPPDAALKEEVKTRLGKVEKSLEDWDLGGAERELAEVEQIVPPEIEPLKYFQGRVAFEAGRYDDAVTQLEAASIEDKPGSYLRLAKDTRAIVKDHQRAESEHFIFFYPKGKEEVLVPYALETLESIHRALAEDLGWTPPGKVRVEVVNNARELSRVSTLTEKQISTTGTIAICKFNKLMVTSPKAVARGYDWQDTLAHEYVHLVVSQLSHNTVPIWLHEGLAKFLESRWRGKGGLAMTPSTQALLGKRVKADTLIPFEKMHPSIAMLPTAEDAATAFAEVFYAIDYIHGTRGTAGLRAIIQELKAGQTDRKAVEAAMGMPFPAFEKAWLAHIKQQPFPSELVPRDDRVVLKDDAKGKGKDSAKKGREISFGDFQEVTEVLARQSAHLGELLRERNHVKAAAEEYAKAHKVVGDKYESVSNKYALALLELKQLDEAEDVLRGSLRMHPGSPLTNVHLGRILLYRKDYPKAKTAYLEALASDPFDPEIHLALMRIHGALGETALATRTRTASVLLTGLKPEEVDRAAQLFLREEGELSEMNVPGAPAPAAPAPAPAPKP, from the coding sequence ATGAACACCGGGGCGCTGCTGGGGCTGTTGGCCCTGGTGCTGGCTGGCACCTCCACCTTCGCCGCGCCGCCGGACGCCGCCTTGAAGGAAGAGGTGAAGACGCGGCTGGGCAAGGTGGAGAAGTCCCTGGAGGACTGGGACCTGGGCGGCGCCGAGCGCGAGCTGGCCGAGGTGGAGCAGATCGTCCCGCCCGAAATCGAGCCGCTCAAATACTTCCAGGGGCGCGTGGCATTCGAGGCCGGGCGCTACGACGACGCGGTGACGCAGTTGGAGGCCGCGAGCATCGAGGACAAGCCGGGCAGCTATCTGCGGCTGGCCAAGGACACGCGCGCCATCGTGAAGGACCACCAGCGCGCCGAGAGCGAGCACTTCATCTTCTTCTACCCGAAGGGGAAGGAAGAGGTGCTGGTGCCCTACGCGCTGGAGACGCTGGAGTCCATCCACCGCGCGCTGGCCGAGGACCTGGGCTGGACGCCGCCCGGCAAGGTGCGCGTGGAGGTGGTGAACAACGCGCGCGAGCTGTCGCGGGTCAGCACGCTGACCGAGAAGCAGATCAGCACCACGGGCACCATCGCCATCTGCAAGTTCAACAAGCTCATGGTGACGAGCCCCAAGGCCGTCGCGCGGGGCTACGACTGGCAGGACACGCTCGCGCACGAGTACGTGCACCTGGTGGTCAGCCAGCTCAGCCACAACACCGTGCCCATCTGGCTGCACGAAGGACTGGCCAAGTTCCTGGAGTCGCGCTGGCGCGGCAAGGGCGGGCTGGCGATGACGCCGTCCACGCAGGCGCTCCTGGGCAAGCGCGTGAAGGCGGACACGCTCATCCCCTTCGAGAAGATGCACCCGTCCATCGCCATGCTGCCCACCGCCGAGGACGCGGCCACGGCCTTCGCCGAGGTCTTCTATGCCATCGACTACATCCACGGCACCCGAGGCACCGCGGGGCTGCGCGCCATCATCCAGGAGCTGAAGGCCGGGCAGACGGACCGCAAGGCCGTGGAGGCTGCCATGGGGATGCCCTTCCCCGCCTTCGAGAAGGCCTGGCTCGCGCACATCAAGCAGCAGCCGTTCCCCTCGGAGCTGGTGCCGCGCGACGACCGCGTGGTGCTCAAGGACGACGCCAAGGGCAAGGGGAAGGACTCGGCCAAGAAGGGCCGCGAAATCTCCTTCGGAGACTTCCAGGAAGTGACGGAGGTGCTCGCGCGCCAGTCCGCGCACCTGGGCGAGCTCTTGCGCGAGCGCAACCACGTGAAGGCCGCCGCGGAGGAGTACGCCAAGGCGCACAAGGTCGTGGGCGACAAGTACGAGTCCGTCTCCAACAAGTACGCGCTGGCGCTGCTGGAGCTGAAGCAGCTCGACGAGGCGGAGGACGTGCTGCGCGGCTCGCTGCGCATGCACCCGGGCTCTCCGCTGACCAACGTGCACCTGGGCCGCATCCTGCTGTACCGCAAGGACTACCCCAAGGCGAAGACGGCGTACCTGGAGGCGCTCGCGTCGGATCCATTCGACCCGGAGATCCACCTGGCGCTCATGCGCATCCACGGCGCGCTGGGTGAGACGGCGCTGGCCACGCGCACGCGCACCGCGAGCGTGCTGCTCACCGGCCTCAAGCCAGAAGAAGTGGACCGCGCGGCCCAGCTCTTCCTGCGCGAAGAGGGCGAGCTGTCCGAGATGAACGTCCCCGGCGCACCCGCGCCCGCGGCGCCCGCACCGGCCCCCGCGCCGAAGCCGTAG
- a CDS encoding DsbA family oxidoreductase, with amino-acid sequence MSTPVTIRVWSDFVCPWCYVGLSEVEKLRKEYDVLVDWRPFFLRPETPPEGLPLPEYVKERMKDPNNPLKVRAAQAGLKMVHRDIIPSTRRAHEAAEFARDAGKLDPFHAAVLRRYWTEGQNLWEFETLRGAAQDAGLDPDALQRALEEGRYTKRVEESVREAQGLGVNAVPTFVLGERFALQGAQEYDIFRQAMQRLGATPRAQQP; translated from the coding sequence ATGAGCACGCCCGTGACGATTCGCGTCTGGTCCGACTTCGTGTGCCCCTGGTGCTACGTCGGCCTTTCCGAGGTGGAGAAGCTGCGCAAGGAGTACGACGTCCTGGTGGACTGGCGCCCCTTCTTCCTCCGCCCGGAGACCCCGCCCGAGGGCCTGCCCCTCCCCGAGTACGTGAAGGAGCGGATGAAGGACCCGAACAACCCGCTCAAGGTCCGCGCCGCCCAGGCCGGCCTGAAGATGGTGCACCGCGACATCATCCCCTCGACGCGCCGTGCCCATGAGGCCGCCGAGTTCGCGCGCGATGCGGGCAAGCTGGACCCGTTCCATGCCGCGGTGCTCCGTCGGTACTGGACGGAGGGACAGAACCTCTGGGAGTTCGAGACGCTCCGCGGCGCGGCCCAGGATGCCGGGCTGGACCCGGACGCACTGCAGCGCGCCCTGGAAGAAGGCCGCTACACGAAGCGCGTGGAGGAGTCCGTGCGCGAGGCCCAGGGGCTGGGCGTCAACGCGGTGCCCACCTTCGTCCTGGGAGAGCGCTTCGCGCTCCAGGGCGCTCAGGAGTACGACATCTTCCGTCAGGCGATGCAGCGACTGGGCGCCACCCCGCGCGCCCAGCAGCCCTGA
- a CDS encoding S9 family peptidase — protein MPLSLLAALALNATPSASARPFTIQDQVMMRRLSGPRVSPDGKQVAFVLRTTDMEANRGRTDLWLVNLDGSGLRQLTSHPDSDDQPVWSPDGKSLFFLSSRGGSSQVWRLPVDGGEPLPVTKLPLDVGAFALSRDGQSLAVAMDVFPDCATLDCNAQRATERSKQKATGRSYDKLFARHWDTWKDGTRSHLFVMPVTGGAPVDIMKGMDADAPSKPFGGPEEFTFTPDGKSVVFTARDVGRTEAWSTDLDLFQAPIDGKAKPRKLTEKNRATDTSPVFSPDGKTMAYLAMSRPGYESDRLHIVLRSWPGGQERVLAETWDRSANGLAWSNDGATLYTTADDVGQHLVFAIDVASGKVRGLQKDGNAGEAQPAAGGQVVYTYDDLDSPADLFAMKADGSGVRQLTNVNADAMSRIQFGAFEQFNFPGWNGEKVHAFIVKPANFDPKRQYPLAFLIHGGPQGSFGNHFHYRWNPQVYAGHGYVAVMVDFHGSTGYGQGFTDAIRGDWGGKPLEDLQKGLSAALQRYPFIAKDRMCALGASYGGFMINWIAGNWPDGFKCLVNHDGNLDERLAYFDTEELWFPEWEHQGTPWENPESYAKHNPIDHVAKWKTPMMVVHGGRDYRVVDTQGLSTFTVLQRKGIPSKLLYFPDENHWVVKPANSVQWHDEVLGWLDQWTGK, from the coding sequence TTGCCCCTGTCGCTTCTCGCGGCCCTGGCACTCAACGCCACCCCTTCGGCGAGTGCTCGGCCGTTCACCATCCAGGACCAGGTCATGATGCGCAGGCTGAGCGGCCCGCGCGTGTCGCCGGACGGCAAGCAGGTGGCCTTCGTGCTCCGCACCACGGACATGGAAGCCAACCGCGGCCGCACGGACCTGTGGCTCGTCAACCTCGACGGGAGCGGCCTGCGCCAGCTCACCTCGCACCCGGACAGCGATGACCAGCCGGTCTGGTCGCCGGACGGCAAGAGCCTCTTCTTCCTGTCCTCGCGCGGCGGCTCCTCGCAGGTGTGGCGCCTGCCGGTGGACGGCGGCGAGCCCCTGCCGGTGACGAAGCTCCCGTTGGACGTGGGTGCCTTCGCCCTGTCGCGCGATGGCCAGTCGCTCGCCGTGGCGATGGACGTGTTCCCGGACTGCGCCACGCTCGACTGCAACGCGCAGCGGGCCACCGAGCGCTCGAAGCAGAAGGCCACGGGCCGCAGCTACGACAAGCTCTTCGCGCGGCACTGGGACACGTGGAAGGACGGCACGCGCTCGCACCTGTTCGTGATGCCGGTGACCGGCGGCGCGCCCGTGGACATCATGAAGGGCATGGACGCGGACGCGCCCTCCAAGCCCTTCGGTGGCCCGGAGGAGTTCACCTTCACGCCGGACGGCAAGAGCGTGGTGTTCACCGCGCGCGACGTGGGCCGCACCGAAGCGTGGTCCACCGACCTGGACCTGTTCCAGGCCCCCATCGACGGCAAGGCCAAGCCGCGCAAGCTCACCGAGAAGAACCGCGCCACGGACACCAGCCCCGTCTTCAGCCCGGATGGCAAGACGATGGCGTACCTGGCCATGTCGCGCCCGGGCTACGAGTCGGACCGCCTGCACATCGTCCTGCGCAGCTGGCCGGGCGGGCAGGAGCGCGTGCTCGCGGAGACGTGGGACCGCTCCGCCAATGGCCTCGCGTGGAGCAACGACGGCGCGACGCTCTACACCACCGCGGATGACGTGGGGCAGCACCTCGTGTTCGCCATCGACGTGGCGAGCGGCAAGGTGCGCGGGCTCCAGAAGGACGGCAACGCGGGCGAGGCTCAGCCCGCGGCGGGCGGGCAGGTCGTCTACACGTATGACGACCTGGACTCGCCCGCGGACCTGTTCGCCATGAAGGCGGACGGCTCCGGCGTGCGCCAGCTCACGAACGTCAACGCGGACGCGATGTCGCGCATCCAGTTCGGCGCCTTCGAGCAGTTCAACTTCCCGGGCTGGAACGGCGAGAAGGTGCACGCCTTCATCGTGAAGCCGGCGAACTTCGACCCGAAGCGCCAGTACCCGCTGGCCTTCCTCATCCACGGCGGTCCGCAGGGCAGCTTCGGCAACCACTTCCACTATCGATGGAACCCGCAGGTGTACGCGGGCCATGGCTACGTGGCGGTGATGGTCGACTTCCACGGCTCCACGGGCTACGGCCAGGGCTTCACGGACGCCATCCGCGGGGACTGGGGCGGCAAGCCGCTCGAGGACCTGCAGAAGGGCCTGTCCGCGGCGCTGCAGCGCTACCCGTTCATCGCGAAGGACCGCATGTGCGCGCTGGGCGCGAGCTACGGCGGGTTCATGATCAACTGGATCGCCGGCAACTGGCCGGATGGGTTCAAGTGCCTGGTGAACCACGACGGCAACCTGGACGAGCGCCTGGCGTACTTCGACACCGAGGAGCTGTGGTTCCCCGAGTGGGAGCACCAGGGCACGCCGTGGGAGAACCCGGAGTCCTACGCGAAGCACAACCCCATCGACCACGTGGCGAAGTGGAAGACGCCGATGATGGTGGTGCACGGCGGCCGGGACTACCGCGTGGTGGACACGCAGGGCCTGTCCACCTTCACGGTGCTCCAGCGCAAGGGCATCCCGTCCAAGCTGCTCTACTTCCCGGACGAGAACCACTGGGTGGTGAAGCCCGCCAACAGCGTGCAGTGGCACGACGAGGTGCTGGGCTGGCTGGACCAGTGGACCGGCAAGTAG